One region of Epilithonimonas zeae genomic DNA includes:
- a CDS encoding GIN domain-containing protein, giving the protein MQKLLLLLITMIIGLFLSTTTLKGNYFSNGIQKSETKTFNLSSFNAVKTSQAIEVEIIKSDEEKAVATSTHLSELKIEVKNKTLYIQYRPNVSLQNADTKVVVYAKELVKAEAGNASSIKVKSVFETAEQTFESNGSGRIVADSKASVVNINTDSAGGFSGKINTKNLNVDANSASSVKISGSADNAKINVDSASSVDAKNMNIQTAKATASATSSITLSVSKELTASASSLAKIRYKTLSGIKFSASRSSGGTIDSI; this is encoded by the coding sequence ATGCAAAAACTATTATTACTATTAATAACAATGATTATCGGACTCTTTTTGTCCACAACAACATTGAAAGGAAATTATTTTTCGAATGGGATTCAGAAATCAGAAACAAAGACTTTTAATTTGAGTTCATTCAATGCTGTGAAAACTTCCCAGGCAATCGAAGTGGAAATTATAAAATCAGACGAAGAAAAAGCGGTTGCGACAAGCACGCATTTGTCAGAACTTAAAATCGAAGTGAAAAATAAAACGCTTTACATCCAATACAGACCTAATGTTTCGCTTCAGAATGCCGATACAAAAGTGGTTGTTTACGCAAAAGAGCTTGTAAAAGCAGAAGCCGGAAATGCCTCTTCTATAAAAGTGAAAAGTGTTTTTGAAACTGCTGAACAAACTTTTGAAAGCAATGGAAGCGGAAGAATTGTTGCAGATTCTAAAGCTTCGGTTGTTAATATCAATACCGATAGTGCAGGTGGATTTTCAGGAAAAATCAATACGAAAAATCTGAATGTTGATGCTAATTCTGCAAGTTCGGTAAAAATCAGCGGTTCTGCAGATAATGCGAAAATCAATGTGGATAGTGCAAGTTCTGTAGATGCCAAAAATATGAATATTCAAACTGCAAAAGCAACTGCAAGTGCGACATCATCGATAACTTTGAGTGTTTCAAAAGAATTAACCGCTTCTGCAAGTTCATTAGCTAAAATCAGATATAAAACATTGTCAGGAATTAAATTCTCTGCAAGCAGAAGTTCTGGAGGAACAATCGATTCAATTTAA
- a CDS encoding DUF4932 domain-containing protein, with protein sequence MKTLKMINKSILTLMMFLLAANLKSQSKVDVEFNPNIATYSIVEYLVAKHQGRLFYIDGKADISHLPLADLANREMEKYDNSKIIKAMQDYLQVAGQQQDLTYQVLLKHNIFPAKGYAYQIEENDSAKKEAVEKFAEQLREFYIERNLGKFFKDQSHFLEGAKKEVRKNIPAGYMAKMEQYYGEKFLAYRFWINPLDIMPNISVFWHGNGPMIKSDKGQIANMISSPYLPLEKKNNIRDYKEFGFDHPETLNFLITHEFGHSFVNQHLGSYEDRINKSSNLMSEALVDKMAMHGYSYWPSCVAEHIVRTGEIRIALADGNQKLAENLRKQHMNDYSFVLIPEFEKKMEVYENNRKKYQSFKEFVPELLNVLDETSVEKVRTKLGLSNVKYEVNLTVNVPENSGDVYITGNQSSIGNWNPNVIKLNKTGETTRQITFKTYPDLKFKLTKGSWETEGEIDVIEEGKDVSLSLDKNTSLNYTVKNWKQ encoded by the coding sequence ATGAAGACCTTAAAGATGATTAATAAAAGCATTTTGACTTTGATGATGTTTTTATTGGCGGCAAATCTGAAATCTCAATCAAAAGTGGATGTGGAATTCAACCCAAATATTGCCACATATTCCATTGTCGAATATCTTGTAGCGAAGCATCAGGGAAGGCTTTTCTACATCGACGGGAAAGCGGACATCAGTCATTTACCTTTGGCAGATTTGGCGAACAGGGAAATGGAAAAATATGATAATTCGAAAATCATCAAAGCGATGCAGGATTATCTGCAGGTTGCCGGCCAGCAACAGGATTTGACTTATCAGGTTTTACTGAAGCACAATATTTTTCCTGCAAAAGGTTATGCTTACCAGATTGAGGAAAATGATAGTGCAAAGAAAGAAGCAGTGGAAAAATTCGCTGAACAGTTGAGAGAGTTTTATATCGAAAGAAATCTGGGAAAATTCTTCAAAGACCAGAGTCATTTTTTAGAAGGTGCAAAGAAAGAGGTCAGAAAAAATATTCCGGCTGGCTATATGGCTAAAATGGAGCAATATTATGGTGAGAAGTTTCTGGCTTACAGATTCTGGATTAATCCGTTGGATATTATGCCTAACATTTCGGTCTTCTGGCACGGCAACGGCCCAATGATTAAGTCTGACAAAGGGCAGATTGCCAATATGATCAGCAGTCCTTATCTTCCGCTGGAAAAGAAAAATAATATCAGGGATTATAAAGAATTTGGTTTCGATCATCCGGAAACGCTCAACTTTTTAATCACGCACGAGTTCGGTCATTCGTTTGTCAACCAGCATTTGGGCTCATATGAAGACAGGATTAACAAGAGCAGTAATCTGATGTCTGAGGCTCTTGTTGATAAGATGGCGATGCACGGTTATTCTTACTGGCCGTCTTGTGTTGCCGAGCATATCGTAAGAACAGGAGAAATCCGAATTGCGTTGGCTGATGGCAATCAGAAATTGGCTGAAAATTTACGAAAACAACATATGAATGACTATTCTTTTGTTCTGATTCCGGAATTTGAAAAGAAAATGGAAGTATATGAAAACAACAGGAAAAAATATCAATCGTTTAAAGAATTTGTTCCTGAATTACTAAATGTTTTGGATGAAACCAGTGTCGAAAAAGTGAGAACAAAATTGGGTTTATCTAATGTAAAATACGAAGTGAATTTAACGGTAAATGTTCCCGAAAACAGCGGTGATGTTTATATTACAGGTAATCAGTCAAGCATCGGGAATTGGAATCCTAACGTCATTAAACTTAATAAAACCGGTGAAACAACCAGACAAATTACATTCAAAACTTACCCTGATTTGAAATTCAAATTAACCAAAGGAAGCTGGGAAACGGAAGGGGAAATCGACGTAATCGAAGAAGGGAAAGATGTTTCTTTGTCACTGGATAAAAATACAAGTCTGAATTACACGGTGAAAAACTGGAAACAATAA
- a CDS encoding aspartyl protease family protein yields the protein MQNRLLFLITVIIGLFVKGQSIDFKWEKDSINGKLVDKIAMSVPFTIENKTYRFQFDLGANTTLIYDKCFEKTEFIKNKKVEEAMEAAGHKVFTVDHQNFSVGKLKIENYKLNGLLNFEQEEACGVVGADLFQNKYLIIDFPNQKITVSEQLKTTKKIDLVDIKIINNKPILPVEIDGKVYHFQYDTGASIFPIVSYKKNFQDLIDSSKIIENFNIRNFNNPLVVKAIETNKNVIIGKSSFSTKEFWFTDEDYFSFEQQGLDGVMGNVFFLDKTIVIDFKNKKFGIII from the coding sequence ATGCAAAATCGATTATTGTTTTTAATTACAGTCATTATAGGTCTTTTTGTTAAAGGGCAAAGTATTGATTTTAAATGGGAAAAAGATTCTATTAACGGGAAATTGGTTGATAAAATCGCAATGAGCGTGCCTTTCACTATCGAAAACAAAACGTATCGGTTTCAATTTGATTTAGGCGCCAATACGACTTTAATCTATGATAAATGTTTTGAAAAAACAGAGTTCATTAAAAATAAGAAAGTAGAAGAAGCAATGGAAGCAGCCGGACACAAAGTTTTCACTGTCGATCATCAGAATTTCAGTGTTGGAAAATTAAAAATTGAGAATTATAAACTTAACGGGCTTTTGAACTTCGAACAGGAGGAAGCTTGCGGTGTTGTAGGAGCAGATTTGTTTCAAAATAAATATCTGATTATTGATTTTCCTAACCAAAAAATAACTGTAAGTGAACAATTAAAAACCACTAAAAAAATTGATCTTGTTGACATCAAGATTATCAATAACAAACCGATTCTTCCGGTAGAGATTGATGGCAAAGTGTATCATTTTCAGTATGATACGGGCGCAAGTATTTTTCCAATAGTTTCTTATAAAAAGAATTTTCAAGACTTAATTGATTCATCCAAAATTATTGAAAACTTTAATATCAGAAATTTTAATAATCCTCTGGTTGTAAAAGCAATAGAAACCAATAAAAATGTGATCATCGGAAAATCGTCATTCAGTACCAAAGAGTTTTGGTTTACAGACGAAGATTACTTTTCCTTTGAACAACAGGGGCTCGACGGAGTAATGGGAAATGTTTTTTTCCTCGACAAAACAATAGTCATTGACTTTAAAAATAAAAAATTCGGAATCATAATTTAA
- a CDS encoding ABC transporter ATP-binding protein, which translates to MINIQNLSKVYKTEDVQTNALNNVSLQIKEGEFVAIMGPSGCGKSTFLNILGLLDSASSGSYQFESVETIGTSEKKKSEIRKKNIGFIFQNFNLIDELTVYENIELPLIYNGVSSSERKRRVEEIMEKINIAHRAKHYPQQLSGGQQQRAAVARALVTRPKLILADEPTGNLDSSNGNEVMNLLAELHREGSTIAMVTHSSYDAGYASRIVNMKDGEIFSEEHSSQRKDVFEKADAKNFE; encoded by the coding sequence ATGATAAACATTCAAAACCTTTCAAAAGTCTATAAAACTGAAGATGTCCAAACCAATGCGCTTAACAATGTAAGCCTGCAAATCAAAGAAGGCGAATTCGTTGCGATAATGGGACCTTCCGGTTGTGGAAAATCCACTTTTCTTAATATTCTTGGACTTTTGGACAGCGCTTCTTCAGGTTCTTACCAATTTGAATCGGTTGAAACTATTGGAACATCTGAAAAGAAAAAATCAGAGATCAGAAAGAAAAATATCGGTTTCATTTTCCAGAATTTTAATCTGATTGATGAATTGACAGTTTACGAAAACATTGAATTGCCATTAATTTACAACGGTGTTTCTTCCTCGGAAAGAAAAAGAAGAGTGGAAGAGATTATGGAGAAAATCAATATCGCTCACAGGGCAAAACATTATCCACAGCAGCTTTCCGGAGGTCAACAACAGAGAGCAGCGGTTGCAAGAGCTTTGGTAACAAGACCAAAATTAATTTTGGCCGATGAGCCAACCGGAAACCTCGACAGCTCCAATGGAAATGAAGTAATGAATCTCCTTGCAGAACTCCATAGAGAAGGTTCTACGATTGCAATGGTAACGCACTCGTCTTACGATGCAGGTTACGCTTCCAGAATCGTGAATATGAAAGACGGCGAGATTTTCTCCGAAGAACACTCTTCGCAGAGAAAAGATGTTTTCGAAAAAGCAGACGCAAAAAACTTCGAATAA